The nucleotide sequence CCAACAAGCGCTTAACGTGCCTTTCCCAACTGAATTCGTCCAGTCTTTTATATGCTTTTGCCTTCAGTTCATCCGCTAAAGTCGGGCTGAGTAGTATGCTCTGCATTGCTGTACATATCTCCCTGGGACGTTTGGGATTGAAGGTAAGCACCGCGTTTTTCCCGATCTCTGGTAACGATGATGTATTTGAACATGCCACGGGAATTCCGGCGGCAAAAGCTTCCAATAAAGGAATGCCAAATCCTTCATACAAAGAGGGGAATACGTACAGAGAGGCATGTTTATACAATCCTGCCAGATCTGATCCGTTCACAAACCCACAGAAAATTACTCGGGCTTTGTCCGGCATCTTTTGCCAGTATCGTTTCACTTCTTCTCCCCCACTCCACATCGATCCGCCCAACACCAAAGCATAATCTTTTCTAATACTCTCCGGTAGTTTCTCGTAGGCTTTCAACAAGTTCAGATGGTTCTTACCAGGATGCTCGATACGAGCGATATACAGGATATATTTCCCCTTGATCCCATATTTTTGGGTCAGCTCATCTTTAGATACCGGATTCTCCAGCTTTGCGGGATCATATCCATTGTAATTTACATGAATCCGGTTGCCGGGAATACCATAGAAGCGCCTCAGATCATACTTTGTACTCTCGCTGATGGCATATATTAGCGGGGCCTTATGTAGATAGTGGGGCACGATGTGTTTGATGTAGAAGTTTCGCAACAAGTCGTATTTACTTCGAATATGAAACTGGGATAGATCGTGGAAAGTAAGGATGGTTTTGTGGTTATAACGGCAAAATAGACGGCGGTTAGCAGCAGGAAGAAAGATCAGATCATAGCGTTTGAGGGATGGACTCCAGGGTAGGATGTAGAGGTGCCACAGCATTGATATTATGGGTTTCTTGATCCATTCAGCAACCTCTATGAAGTGTAAATGCGGATCACGGAGGGGAAAGACCTCGATATCGGAAGGATGGATCAGCAGATAAACATCATGTAGTTTTATCATCTGTTTTACAGTGGATACAATGTAATCGGAGATGCCTGATTTACCATTGTCGAAAGCAAGACAACTCACCAGAATTTTACGCTGGGTATTTACTTGTTTGTAAAAAGCACTGGTTCTACCTCGCCAGGCAAAATAGCGTTGCGTAAAGCGATAGATCTTTGCTTGAGGAATTAATCCGGCTTTCTTTTCCCTAAATAGAAAGATGATGTCTCTGCAAAACTCTGCAACTGCTGCAAGAAATACAGACCTGAAGAAGGATAGATCTGCAGGGTCATCCTTGTATAGCTCCCTGTATATAAAGGCCTCGGCGATTCCTTCACCACGATAACGTTTTGCCGTCTGAGCCAGATTGTAATTGTGGGAATGCTCTACAATAGCTGTTTCCACATATCCAATACTAAAGCCCAAGTGCTTCATGCGCCACGACCACTCAATATCTTCGGAGTAATGTAAATCCTCATTCAAGGGATATTGACGAATGATGTCTGCTCTCACTGCGGCACTAGCAAAAGAGAAAAAATGACGCCATTTTGAAGCTATTTTGCCATTCCCAAAGGCTCGTTGATAATCTTTTTTAACGATAGAGATAGCATCTGGACGAGGAATCTGATTTGCATATACAGCTACAAGCTCTGGATTTGTTTCCAAGGGAGCTACTATCTCGGCCAACCAGTCTTCGTTTTGAGGGATAGCGTCACCATTATTGAAAACAATATACTCGCCTTTGGCATGCATGATGGCATCATTCAACACTTTTCCCGGTAAATATTCATGAGCTGAGATACGGTACAATGTGGTTGCTCCGCAATTTTGCAGGAACTCCCAGCTTCCATCGGTGGATCCGGAATCCACGCAGATCAGTTCGTAATCACGGCGGCGTTGCTTGCTGATCATCTCAAGAGTGGCTTCCAACATGGGCATTTCATTCTTAACGCGTATAATGATGCTAATCATATATTGATCTCCACTTTTGTTTCATTCAAGTATCCATATCTTCTACGCTCAAAGCAATTGCTGATGGACATTATTATCTTTACTCGGCGTCCGTTATGCTTCTGCCCGTATCGAGATACCGGCTTTTTGATGTAGTCCGCCGAACCAGCTTCAAAGCCTTTGTTGACTGATTCATCATCCTGACTGGCCGTTACTAGTATAACCGGGAGATCAGGATTGGAATCACGAAGCTGTTTACAGGTCTCATAACCATCCAGTCCTCTACCCAGATTCACGTCCAACAATACCAGTTCATAAACGTTCTTACGAACCTTTTGTAAAGCTTCTTCTCCGCTATAGCATGAATCTGTGAGATATTTATCCCGCTTCAGTATGCTGGTTATGATGTTGATCACTACATCATCATCCACTATCAGCACTCTGGCATCATCAACCATGTTGATTTTGGCTTTACCTTTCATAACTGCTATCTATCTGCTCTTCCGGTTGTATATACAGAAGCTCAGTTCATAACCGCTTACACTCTTCAGTTCTTTTACTACTTGCTTATCCCACTGTTCAGGGTAAAAATCCGGAAATTTGCTATCTCCTGCTATCCAGGCGTGGATATGTGTGATATATAATGTGTTTACCAAGGGCAATGCCTGAGCAAAGATACTGGCACCACCAATGATAAAAGCATCAGGATATGACATCAGGGCATCATCCAGTGAATGTAGGACGGTTGCGTTTTCTGCACTGAAATCAGGATCACGGCTTAAAACAATGTTTTCTCTGTTCACCAGAGTGCCGCCCATCGAAAGCAGAGTGTTTTTACCCATAATGACTGGTCCCCCCAGGGTATGCTGCTTAAACCACGCAAGATCTTCGGGGATATACCACGGCATCTTGTTATCCCTACCTATCACTCGGTCTTCAGCCATTGCCACGATGATCTTCGGGTTCAAAACCTACCCACCTCGAAGAAATGGTCAATCTGAGGGATACCTGATCGCTTGGCCTCTTCCAGCCTACCGCTAAAGAGCATTTTCCCCGCATCAAGAAAAATGATCTTGTCGGCAATACGGTGAATAGAAGCCAACTCGTGAGTAACGATTACTATGGTCATCTTTAGCTGATTCTTCAAATTCAATATTAAAGCGTCCAAAGACTCTGAAGTAACCGGATCCAATCCGGCAGAGGGTTCATCACAAAATAGAATCTGAGGATCAAGAGCCAAAGCTCTGGCTAACGAGGCTCGTTTCTTCATACCTCCTGAAAGCTCTGAGGGAAGCATGTATATAGCGTGACCCAATCCTACCAAATCCAGCTTTACTCGGATGATTCTATCAATCACTTTACGAGAAAGATCGGTATGCATTTCCAGGGGAATAGAGATGTTCTCGTACACAGAAATGGAATTGAGCAAAGCACCATTCTGAAAAAGCATCCCTGTGCGTTTTAGAACGTCATAAAACTCCTTCTCCCCCATGTTCAGGATTTCTTCTCCCCAAAAGCTTACGCTTCCCGCAGCTGGTTCATACAGCCTGAGCATGTTTTTGAGCAGCGTTGTTTTACCACAACCACTACCTCCTAATATCACGGTAATCTCCCCGGGAAGGATATCTACGCTAATACCGTCAAGAATGGTGGTTTCTCCGTATTTAGCTACTAAATCCCGAATGCGGATTACAGGCTCTGGTGTGATAATTCCCTCCCTCATCATAGGTACAGCAAACTGAATATGGCATCAAACAGGATTACAGCAAAGATTGAACTTACCACTGATGCTGTGGTGGCTTGGCCCACGCCTTCGGCTCCGCCTCTTACCTGAAATCCGTAGAATGATCCGATTATTACTATCACCCAAGCGAACCAGATGCTTTTCCCAAAGCTCACAATAACATCTTTGATGGTAAGTATCTCTAATGAGCGGTTTACGAATGTTTCAATGGATGTATCCAGCAGCGTAACCGCAATACCAGCACCTGCCAACTCCGCAACCAAAATGCTGAACATCACCAAGATCGGCATTACTATAGTAATAGCATGAAACTTCGGCACCACCACAAAACGTATGGGATGTAATGCCATCATACGCAGAGCATCCAACTCTTCTGTAACCTGCATGGTGGCGATCTCTGACGCAATGGCACTGCCACTGCGTCCAGCTACAATGATCGAGGTAATCAGAGGCCCCATCTCCCTTACCATGGTGATGGCCAAAAGATCGGCCAAAAACACTCCTACTCCAAAATCCCTCAATTGAACACCGGATTGCAGGGATAGGATAAAACCAATGATAAAAGACAGTAGCGCTACTATTGGCAGGGCTTGTGAACCCAAGAGTACTGCCTGTTGAATTGTGGAGCCTTTGCGTTGGCCCTTACGGTTGAAGAGACCTGTTGCACTGTAATAGAATATCTCTGAGGCCAACGTGAGCGCTTCAACCAGGGAATGGTATGAATTGATGGCATCATCACCTATTTTCTCAAAGAATCCCATCGGCCGATCTGGAGCTACAGCAGCTAGTTTGATAGTGCTGAAGGTATTGATGAGAGCTTGCACTTCAGGACGCGCTCCTTTGAAGAGCAAGATGCCGCTCTGTTCTCCATAGTGCAGATGTAATTCATCCAGGAATGACACTCCGGCGCTATCGATTGAGAGGATTCCTGCCAAGTCGATCATGGTAATCTTGTCCGGAGAATTATCCTTCAGGAATCTCGCCAGTTCCTTCTCCGCCTCGGGAACTGTAAACTTTGTAAAATCCCCTTCCAGGATCAGTACATTGTTGGACAAATTTAGATACATCAGTAGAATAGACTCATTCTCAGGTATGATGTATAATTATACACCCACCATGGTTTTACGCTTTCATCATACTCCAGTTTCAACTTGAATTCCAGAGATACATTACGATACAATCTTAGGTTGATTTGATTCTCGTTTTCAATGCGGGGCATTACTCCGGATTCCTCAATCGGGAATAGCGCATCAACACTGGAATTCAGGGAAAAGAACGACAGGAAATTCACTAAAGAGAAGATAACTGTGGTTTCGATCCCTCTATTATAATTATCGGGAGCTTCACGGTAAACATCATACAGAACGCCGCCTTCATCCACTGTCTTTTCAAAGCTGAAAGACAGGTTGTTCAAATCCTGCTGCCAACCGTAACCTCCCCGCAGACTAAGTGAGCTTTTTGGACTGAAGTTGAGCCGATATGTGAGGCCACCGCCTTCCTTTAGTTTCAATGGATAGAGAGATATCTTGGAGCGGATTTCTTCCTGATCTCTTAGCCGTTCTATCTCAATACCGGATTTATCGTACTTTACATAATTCTTCTTGTTCGGGAATTGTGTGTACTCATCCCAAAAATGAGTATTCAAATCTCCACGGATATAGAATGCAAAGTTGCTCAATAGCTCGCGCTGTTTACCCCAAGGGTAGATAAGAAATACATTCTTCAATGAATATGTATCGGGATTGATCCTAAAATCCGCATCCTTGGCGAAATTAGCTCCGATATCGTAGATACTACGCATATTCAGATGGAAGGGACGGAAGTCGTGATCGATGGTGTTGTCCAAAGTACCAAACAAGCTTAATGCATAAGCCGGATCATCTTTGTCTATGGTGTTGTCTGCCGATAGATTCACATTAGCATGAATTATCCCATTGTGAAACCTGACTGAGCCCACTCCAAGATCATCTGAGAGCACACCAGCACCCACCATAATGTTCCCGCTGGAGCTACTCGGATCCACCACAATGGTTAAGATGTGACTATCTCCTTTTCTCAAGCTTACTGTAGTAAAGTCTTTCAAATCACTCCAGGAGTACCCCCCCAAGGTAACCATGTAGTTACCGGGAGGCAGAATCCACAGATTCTCCTCAATTCCATGCTGATCATCACTCAGCGAAAAGTCTGTACCCACTTTTGTATATCCGTAATCATCCTCATTTTGGATCCAAATGTCATAGATCAACCGAACCTTGTTTTGGGATTGATCCAACATTCTCACCTTCAGCTCACACCAATTTCGCTCCACAACAGTTCTTTGCTGAGGATATACGTTCACTGTCATACGTATGTCATCGTTATAACCGGTGATCACTCGATATTTCCCTGGCAGCAAATTCAAGGGAGCATTGAACACTCCAACGTGCTCAGAAATAATGGTGTTCAGATCGTCGAGTCCTTCTACTCTGTAGAGCATTTCGTTGCTTATTGGAGCTTTTGTGCTTAAATACAATTCTCCAAATACTTTATTTTCATCCTGTTGTTCGATTTGCTGATATATATACTGTTCCGGTGCAGTAAGAGGATCCCGATAATCGATCCCAGTCTGGCGTACCGGTCTTCCGGCAAAATGCATGATACATAAGGCGGCAAAGGTGTTTGTCTCCTCCATGATCAGGTTGTTAAACACCTGAACCAAATACACCACAGACTCGTCCGCAAGAGGATAATAACGATCATTGCGATGAGTAAGAACCACGTTCTCTGAAGTACTATCGCGCAACACAAACTCGATTCTCAGATGAGCACGAGGGTCTTTGCCTTCCAGCTTCTCAATGTTCAGTACATTGGTTTCCAGGTAGTAATTCGGATCAAACTCTCCTGTTTCCCTGCTGACGTTGGAGAAGATATTATAAGTTCTCAACCGCTGTGTGATGATGTTGGGAATGGCGTCCGACAAGCGATTTGCCCAGAGGTCATTACTCATAAAGCGAACTCTGTAGAAATTCTCTTTGGCGACTATTTGATTGCGGTTGTATGTCCTGTTTATTCTGCTGTTCATCACTTGCAGAGATTTCCCGCTGGATACATCCTGCCTCAATTCCTGCCTTTCTGTACTGGATTGATAATCGAGGACATAGTAATTTGTGATCACTTTATCCACTTTGCCGAAGCAACCGCCTAGCAACAGAGTCAACAACATAGCAGCGGAAAACAAAAAGTGTTTAATAATTCTTGTTACTCTCATATCAATTACCTCTTAGTAGTATTGCAGGGTTATCCGAAATTTGTCTGGAAAAATCGTTAAAGTTTTCTGTGGCATTACGCAGGTTCTCCAAAGTTTCCGCAAGATCGTCTTGAGACCTTAAGACTGTGCGATTCAGAGTGTTGATCAGAATCCCTGTTCGTTGGATGGTAGTGCCCAGATTCACCACCATATCTTTCACATTTGCCTCTGCCAATTGCCCCGAAAGAACATCTACGTTCTCTACGATTGATACGAATTCATCTGATGATAAAAGCTGATTTATCGTATCCAGAGAACGGTTGATGTTTGCACTTACATCCAAAATCTGCTGAGTGCTTTCCAGCACCAGACTATTGGTGTTTTGACCTATGTTATTCATGTGAAATCTGGTATCCTGTATCAACAACTCAGCTTGTTCGCTGATATCGTTCACATTCTGGTTCAGATTCCTCGTAATCATCACCAACTCTTCATTCACAATATTGGCAATGTCTTCCAGAGATCCCATCGCACTTTCCGAGATATCGTCGATGTTTCCCGCAAGGTTCTGTGAAATAAAATCAATGTTCTTGCTCAGATCCTCTGTTAGGTCTGCAGTATTATTGGCTATGCGAGAAAAGGAATCCAGGGTGTTGCTGAGCTTTGAACTGGTAGTCTCCAGAATCAAGCCGGTTTCTCTAAGAATTTTGGCCAGATTTTCACGGTTCTGTTCACTGGTAATTTCGTTAATGTTGCTTGCGATCAAATCGATCTTTTCCGCTATTGAAACTGCTCGTTCGGAAATGTCGTCGATCATGGTGGATCCCGCTTTGATTTGGCCGCCAGGATTGATGGTGCGGGCTTCGTTTGTACCCCCACGGATTTCAACTGCTTTCAGACCGGTTATACCTACAAGAGTCAATACAGCTTCAGTGTCTTCTTTGATCGGTGTACCGGGCTCAATATTGATCGTTACTTTCACTTTTAACACATTCTGAGGATCAATCTTGATGTCTTCCACACGGCCTACCTTGATGCCCTGATAATTCACGGTACCACCCACTTGCAAACCACTAACCGGGTAATCCACAAATTCAATGTAATAAGTATCCCACTTTTGCGTTAGACGATTACCAGCTACAGCCGCTGCAAAGACAAGGATCAACAAACTCCCTATCGCCAAAAACACACCTAAACGAACCTTAGTAGCTTTCGAAACCAAATTGATCTCCCTTATTCATAAAATAGTTCACCGGTTATGAGCCGGTTACTTATCCGGACGGGACTTTGCGCTTTCACGTGCACTCGTCCGTCACAGATCACATCGCCCCCAAAGCTCACATCGCCTTCGATTTTTAACTCTTTACAACCAGCAAGTGAAGGAATATCAGCAAATCTACTGCGCATCTGATCGATGTTCCCATAATAACGGGGATCAAGCTCTATATAAGGGATCTTCTCAATTCCCCGTCTCAACTTCAACTGATATTGCTCGTTCAGTTCATAGAGGTCAGACCATATTGCCAGCAAATCGTTTGTCTTCTTCACCGGAGCAAAGCGCTGTCTGGGAACGACCAATGCCTTAGACCTCTTGAAACTGCTGATCGCCGCTCCCATGGCAGTTTCCAATTGATACACTTTCTGGTCTTGGATTACTTTGGGATTCACAATCAAAGGCAGCAACATCAACCCTTCATGACTGATCAAGTGCCATTCCAAAGCTTTTAAATCTATCCAAAGATTATTGGTATTGAAGTATTTATACTTTTCAATGTCTTGAAACGCAGGAAGATCTTCCTGAGGACATTGCGCTATCTCTCTCAAAAGCAGATTGCCTTCTTTGTCCTGTGCCAAATGACCGCCCTTGCTGTCCATAACGCTGCGTTCACAGACCTCCATCAGGAAAGGTACGTCGTGCTTTTCCATGTACGCTGCGATTGATGGATCCACTACCGCACCCAGATTGTCCGAATTTGAAACGAAAGCATAACGATAGCCTTTGGATATCAAGGCATCCAGAATACCCGAAGTGGATATGGCTGTGTACAGATCACCATGACCCGGTGGATTCCAGCGTTGATCTTTGTCCTTGCTCTCAAATGGAACCAAGGTACCCTGAAGAATCCGGGGGAACTTGTTTTGTACAAAGGCTATCGGCAAATCCTGATTTATCAAATCCGGATACTTTGCCAGGTAATCCATAGTATCCTGATGCGTGGCATAACTGTTCATGAATATCAATTGAACATCATAACCACTTCCCGATCTTAGCGCCAGAACGTGACGCGTAATGATGTCCAGGAAGTTCATATTGCCTTTTACCGGAAGCAGGGATTTTGCTTTGGAAAGCCCCATACTGGTTCCCAAACCCCCGTTTAACTTTATAACTGCGATGTGCTTCAATAGTTTATTTGTGTTTTCGCTTTCAAGATCATCGTAATGTACCAGGGAATCACTTTGAGGTGCTGTAATGTCAGATTCGCTTATCTTTCCCATCTTTCCGCCGCACAATGCTTCATAATAGGAAGAAAAAGTGCGGATAAGCATGTCTGGAAGACCCTCTGCCTTCATCGCTTTCACAAACTGATTCAGCACGTCACATACGTCCTTCCCTGCTATAGCAGGCTTTCCAAATACTCATCATCAGCTGGCTCAGGGATCGTAATAGCCCCCTCCGAAGAGTGCTTTTCGTTCCACTGACTCGCAGTAGAAATAGCCCCGGTATTTCGAGCCCAGGCTCTGCGAGCTACTCCACCCATAACGTCCCAGGACAATGCTTTGCGAACCACTTCATCCATATATGCGCTACCGTCAAGCACTATACCGTTACCGCCGTTCACGCTGCGACCAATTCCTACACCACCGCCATTGGACAGTACCACCAAGGTCATCCCTCTGGCCACATTCCCGGCAAAGCATTGTGTAGCCATATCGGCCATCAGGTTTGATCCATCATATATATTGGCAGTTTCGCGGAAAGGTGAATCTGTACCGGAGACATCATGATGATCTCTGCCCAACATCACCGGACCAATCTCGCCTTTGCGTACCATCTCGTTAAACTTCAAAGCAATGCGAACCCGGCCTTCCTCATCAGCATAGAGGATACGGGCTTTTGTGCCTACAACCAGAGCGTTTTCCTCTGCACTACAGATCCAATGATGATTATCTCTATCCATAGAGTTTCGCTGAGGGTCTATCAGCTCCGCAGCAGCTTTGTCAGTAGCTCTAAGATCTGCATCTTTTCGAGAGAGACAAATCCAGCGGAAGGGTCCATAACCATAATCAAAGCACATCGGTCCCATGATGTCTTCCACA is from Candidatus Cloacimonadota bacterium and encodes:
- a CDS encoding glycosyltransferase, which codes for MISIIIRVKNEMPMLEATLEMISKQRRRDYELICVDSGSTDGSWEFLQNCGATTLYRISAHEYLPGKVLNDAIMHAKGEYIVFNNGDAIPQNEDWLAEIVAPLETNPELVAVYANQIPRPDAISIVKKDYQRAFGNGKIASKWRHFFSFASAAVRADIIRQYPLNEDLHYSEDIEWSWRMKHLGFSIGYVETAIVEHSHNYNLAQTAKRYRGEGIAEAFIYRELYKDDPADLSFFRSVFLAAVAEFCRDIIFLFREKKAGLIPQAKIYRFTQRYFAWRGRTSAFYKQVNTQRKILVSCLAFDNGKSGISDYIVSTVKQMIKLHDVYLLIHPSDIEVFPLRDPHLHFIEVAEWIKKPIISMLWHLYILPWSPSLKRYDLIFLPAANRRLFCRYNHKTILTFHDLSQFHIRSKYDLLRNFYIKHIVPHYLHKAPLIYAISESTKYDLRRFYGIPGNRIHVNYNGYDPAKLENPVSKDELTQKYGIKGKYILYIARIEHPGKNHLNLLKAYEKLPESIRKDYALVLGGSMWSGGEEVKRYWQKMPDKARVIFCGFVNGSDLAGLYKHASLYVFPSLYEGFGIPLLEAFAAGIPVACSNTSSLPEIGKNAVLTFNPKRPREICTAMQSILLSPTLADELKAKAYKRLDEFSWERHVKRLLETLKLG
- a CDS encoding response regulator — its product is MKGKAKINMVDDARVLIVDDDVVINIITSILKRDKYLTDSCYSGEEALQKVRKNVYELVLLDVNLGRGLDGYETCKQLRDSNPDLPVILVTASQDDESVNKGFEAGSADYIKKPVSRYGQKHNGRRVKIIMSISNCFERRRYGYLNETKVEINI
- a CDS encoding dihydrofolate reductase; the protein is MNPKIIVAMAEDRVIGRDNKMPWYIPEDLAWFKQHTLGGPVIMGKNTLLSMGGTLVNRENIVLSRDPDFSAENATVLHSLDDALMSYPDAFIIGGASIFAQALPLVNTLYITHIHAWIAGDSKFPDFYPEQWDKQVVKELKSVSGYELSFCIYNRKSR
- a CDS encoding ATP-binding cassette domain-containing protein, which codes for MMREGIITPEPVIRIRDLVAKYGETTILDGISVDILPGEITVILGGSGCGKTTLLKNMLRLYEPAAGSVSFWGEEILNMGEKEFYDVLKRTGMLFQNGALLNSISVYENISIPLEMHTDLSRKVIDRIIRVKLDLVGLGHAIYMLPSELSGGMKKRASLARALALDPQILFCDEPSAGLDPVTSESLDALILNLKNQLKMTIVIVTHELASIHRIADKIIFLDAGKMLFSGRLEEAKRSGIPQIDHFFEVGRF
- a CDS encoding MlaE family lipid ABC transporter permease subunit, encoding MYLNLSNNVLILEGDFTKFTVPEAEKELARFLKDNSPDKITMIDLAGILSIDSAGVSFLDELHLHYGEQSGILLFKGARPEVQALINTFSTIKLAAVAPDRPMGFFEKIGDDAINSYHSLVEALTLASEIFYYSATGLFNRKGQRKGSTIQQAVLLGSQALPIVALLSFIIGFILSLQSGVQLRDFGVGVFLADLLAITMVREMGPLITSIIVAGRSGSAIASEIATMQVTEELDALRMMALHPIRFVVVPKFHAITIVMPILVMFSILVAELAGAGIAVTLLDTSIETFVNRSLEILTIKDVIVSFGKSIWFAWVIVIIGSFYGFQVRGGAEGVGQATTASVVSSIFAVILFDAIFSLLYL
- a CDS encoding ABC-type transport auxiliary lipoprotein family protein yields the protein MRVTRIIKHFLFSAAMLLTLLLGGCFGKVDKVITNYYVLDYQSSTERQELRQDVSSGKSLQVMNSRINRTYNRNQIVAKENFYRVRFMSNDLWANRLSDAIPNIITQRLRTYNIFSNVSRETGEFDPNYYLETNVLNIEKLEGKDPRAHLRIEFVLRDSTSENVVLTHRNDRYYPLADESVVYLVQVFNNLIMEETNTFAALCIMHFAGRPVRQTGIDYRDPLTAPEQYIYQQIEQQDENKVFGELYLSTKAPISNEMLYRVEGLDDLNTIISEHVGVFNAPLNLLPGKYRVITGYNDDIRMTVNVYPQQRTVVERNWCELKVRMLDQSQNKVRLIYDIWIQNEDDYGYTKVGTDFSLSDDQHGIEENLWILPPGNYMVTLGGYSWSDLKDFTTVSLRKGDSHILTIVVDPSSSSGNIMVGAGVLSDDLGVGSVRFHNGIIHANVNLSADNTIDKDDPAYALSLFGTLDNTIDHDFRPFHLNMRSIYDIGANFAKDADFRINPDTYSLKNVFLIYPWGKQRELLSNFAFYIRGDLNTHFWDEYTQFPNKKNYVKYDKSGIEIERLRDQEEIRSKISLYPLKLKEGGGLTYRLNFSPKSSLSLRGGYGWQQDLNNLSFSFEKTVDEGGVLYDVYREAPDNYNRGIETTVIFSLVNFLSFFSLNSSVDALFPIEESGVMPRIENENQINLRLYRNVSLEFKLKLEYDESVKPWWVYNYTSYLRMSLFY
- a CDS encoding MlaD family protein codes for the protein MVSKATKVRLGVFLAIGSLLILVFAAAVAGNRLTQKWDTYYIEFVDYPVSGLQVGGTVNYQGIKVGRVEDIKIDPQNVLKVKVTINIEPGTPIKEDTEAVLTLVGITGLKAVEIRGGTNEARTINPGGQIKAGSTMIDDISERAVSIAEKIDLIASNINEITSEQNRENLAKILRETGLILETTSSKLSNTLDSFSRIANNTADLTEDLSKNIDFISQNLAGNIDDISESAMGSLEDIANIVNEELVMITRNLNQNVNDISEQAELLIQDTRFHMNNIGQNTNSLVLESTQQILDVSANINRSLDTINQLLSSDEFVSIVENVDVLSGQLAEANVKDMVVNLGTTIQRTGILINTLNRTVLRSQDDLAETLENLRNATENFNDFSRQISDNPAILLRGN
- a CDS encoding UTP--glucose-1-phosphate uridylyltransferase; its protein translation is MLNQFVKAMKAEGLPDMLIRTFSSYYEALCGGKMGKISESDITAPQSDSLVHYDDLESENTNKLLKHIAVIKLNGGLGTSMGLSKAKSLLPVKGNMNFLDIITRHVLALRSGSGYDVQLIFMNSYATHQDTMDYLAKYPDLINQDLPIAFVQNKFPRILQGTLVPFESKDKDQRWNPPGHGDLYTAISTSGILDALISKGYRYAFVSNSDNLGAVVDPSIAAYMEKHDVPFLMEVCERSVMDSKGGHLAQDKEGNLLLREIAQCPQEDLPAFQDIEKYKYFNTNNLWIDLKALEWHLISHEGLMLLPLIVNPKVIQDQKVYQLETAMGAAISSFKRSKALVVPRQRFAPVKKTNDLLAIWSDLYELNEQYQLKLRRGIEKIPYIELDPRYYGNIDQMRSRFADIPSLAGCKELKIEGDVSFGGDVICDGRVHVKAQSPVRISNRLITGELFYE